In Methylomonas sp. MK1, the following are encoded in one genomic region:
- a CDS encoding type II toxin-antitoxin system VapC family toxin, which produces MIFDTNILIYADRGVASAKELIMNTQQRSVSAVTYMEYVPFCRNKKELATFEKMLQVLQFTIHEIDHGISYHARQLVRQFALSHSMEMGDALIAATAMAHNELLCTGNIKHFSQINGLVLDHYQPDEN; this is translated from the coding sequence GTGATCTTTGATACCAATATATTGATCTATGCTGATCGTGGTGTAGCTTCGGCTAAAGAATTGATCATGAACACGCAACAACGATCAGTCTCCGCAGTGACCTACATGGAGTACGTGCCGTTTTGTCGAAATAAAAAGGAATTGGCAACGTTTGAAAAAATGCTTCAGGTTCTACAGTTCACCATCCATGAGATTGATCATGGAATTTCTTACCATGCTCGGCAATTGGTTCGACAATTTGCACTAAGCCATAGCATGGAAATGGGCGATGCTTTAATTGCCGCAACGGCTATGGCACACAATGAATTGTTATGTACTGGCAACATTAAGCACTTCTCGCAAATCAATGGCCTGGTACTTGACCATTATCAACCCGATGAAAACTGA